The genomic region TAGAGactgctaaaataaaaatactcccAAGCCTTGAAGTCGACTGATTCGCTTTAAGAGTAactatttcttttaataaagtcTCTCTCGTTAACACCTTGGATCTAACAAAGGATTCCACTAACTGTGGGATTCTCACAACATTTTGGGTTCTTCCTGCGTGAATGCTCCCTCCCAACTTCTTGAATAAAGTGTGAAGCAGACATGCTAAAAACCCAGTGGCACCAAAGCAACAATGTGaccaatacataaataaaataaattccaaTACAGAGTCAATTGTAAAGAGACTTCCACATTTGTTTTGTGATGGGGATAGAattaatgtctgtgaaggttctcagtcatccaggtcactgTAGtccaaggagcttggaaagaaaagcgtctggacttctttaagttgcttgaagacatttcacctctcatcggagaagcttcttcagttctagggtcaaatggtggagagtcccagagtTAAACCCCGTGGGAGTAACCCCCTgagagggacaatggaccccctagggcagcggtccccaacccccgggcctcggaccggtaccagtccgtgagtcgtttggtaccaggtcgcgagagttgaggctcaggtgtgaaatatatggttttcagggtttttatctgttttcagcgttattttgttatcgtttttatcgttaactctgttttcctgggtcttttcacgtgtgttatgaataaatcttctttttttcggtaccggtactagttttattttgttgtatttatccgcgacaccttaaaggccggtccgtgaaaatattgtcgggcataaaccggtccgtggcgcaaaaaaggttggggaccgctgccctaGGGGGTCTTTTCTTTCCAAGATAGAATTAATGAAATTCTACTGGTTTCAGGTCTTCCAAAACTGAATAAGCTTGCAAGTAGAAAGACAGTTGCAACTCTGAATTCAAGATAAGGGCACTATTTTTCACAGGGAGGAAATGCTGTCTTTTTATTTGAAAGAACTGCACACATATAACGAGAGACAGTCAGAAtttattatttgaaaaaaatatggcACATATaacaaatttaaatgtaatcaaatacACTATCAAATGTCAATTGAAATTACACCTTATGCACTGCTACAGTTTAATTTTAGATTTAGGGTTATATTTAATCTGTGTGGAATGAACGAGTTGTTGCAAATACAAATTTAGAAATTCCTTTTAGAACCTTATAAAAAACCTTGACACTCTCATTTCTTCTGACAAAGCTTTTGCTGTGGAGACATCAAAGTTAGATCTGTACAAAGCCTGCAAGCCCAaacttagcattagcattgcAGTGATCaattttcaaacacaaacagcaaaagcaaaagATGAAATTTAAACAACCTGCCTTCATAAGCATTACACCTTTATCATGGCATTTCCAATggttgaaaaaaaatccagtttctAGAGTCAGGAATCTTCGAGTATCTATAGATATCTGAGCCACCTGAGTGTGGTCTGACTGCACTGGAGACCACCCCAAATGCCTTTCCATCTTCACACACCAATGGACCACCAGAGTCTCCCTGAAAGTATATACACACCCGATGCTTAAAGTGAATAGTGAAGTTATTACCATAAAGTTTGATTGTCCACATgatatttaaagaaatgtatgTACCTCAGCTGGACCTGTGTCTCCCTGAGAGCAGTAGAAGTTTTCCATAGTACATTCTTTATTGTCAATCAGTGTAACACTGATTTCCATGAGTGTGGGAGACATATATTTACCATTTTTGTCTGTTCGCCCCCAGCCAGAGAGTATACAAGATTTTGGCAAAGTACCATTATCACGACTTGCCAGGGGAATAGGTTTCACATTTTCGTTGAAGTTTGCCTTGGTGCTCAActtaaggaaaaaaacagattgttaggatgcctgggtcgtcgacccagggttttttgagtttatgatattatttatactgtctagtttttggtttctttgagttctatCTTATGGCTtaggtctctgtcttctttagttgctcggtctcccctatcacctgcatccccttgtctagttcgcgtctatgtgtatcttaagttcctatatccccgtgttcagtcagtgtttgtgtctgccctgttcccatgtctctgttccctttgtagtgCCTGCTTATgagcctgtgtctttgttcagtctgtgttatgcgtttcctgttttactttgaaggtctgtgtcttatctcagtgtgttcactttacgcttctttggtctcgtcagttctgatttgtcccagctgtgtttccctcctgttacccattccctgattgctccctctgtgtatttaagcccagtgtttctctgtgtctgtgtcacgATCTACTGTTTTcgtagctgtgtgttctgtcatttctctagtttaagtttgttttgagttttttcagttatgttatattttgagtattaaattaa from Astatotilapia calliptera chromosome 23, fAstCal1.2, whole genome shotgun sequence harbors:
- the LOC113016981 gene encoding granzyme B(G,H)-like isoform X1, whose amino-acid sequence is MSVHFLALLVLVLTLEEQVYLGKITGGHEAVPHSRPYMVLLERNMSDGQKKYCGGFLLNEDFVMTAAHCHAKSYIVVVGLHNVRSSKETQRISVEETFPHEQFNPISFVNDVMLLKLSTKANFNENVKPIPLASRDNGTLPKSCILSGWGRTDKNGKYMSPTLMEISVTLIDNKECTMENFYCSQGDTGPAEGDSGGPLVCEDGKAFGVVSSAVRPHSGGSDIYRYSKIPDSRNWIFFQPLEMP